Genomic window (Culex pipiens pallens isolate TS chromosome 3, TS_CPP_V2, whole genome shotgun sequence):
ATTTCACTTGGTTGGTTGAGTACCATTTGACAGAACAAATTGTGTCAATATGATTATCGTTGATTGACGAGATTATTTGGGTGAAGGTTTACCACATTTTGAAAACTGTATGACTATTTTAAAAGGCATTCAAACATCTTTCCGGTCTTCATTGTTAACGATTTCTTTGTTTCTTATAAATGTTGCGTTTCATTAATtactaaagtttattttttatgatgaatTAGCAactattttgtttgtttaatcgAATGAACTTTAATTGAGATAGGTCCAAGCATATGCACGAACAAgaccaaaatttttcaaagatcTTGCGGAGACAtgaaaaagtcttctggacaaACTCTCTAAACCCCTGTGATTAAAAGTTACAAACTGTTGAAGTTGAAGCATTTCTGTGAAGCATGTTAAAAggttaaaaatgtacaaaaaatcgtagtttagagtttttaaataatatctcataaaatctatattttattAAGAATTTAATCATCGCGCATCAGCGAAAACAATCAGTTTTGATATGTCTCAGAATGATTTTTAGATTGAAAAATCCAccgaaaattaagaaaatcttTCATTCGGCATCCCAATGAATCattgatcaaaaaaaatactggattaaaaaagacattttttgtttaaataaaatattaaaaatggaaaattctaaagttgctgttgtttttttttattaaataaatgtGACTTTAGCCGAATGGTGGTCTTTTGTTACCAGAACATTCTAAAGTGTATTGAATTTAAATACTGTAATTGTTCTAATTCTAAAAACTGTAGAAAAAAGCtgggtgaaattttaaaaactatgtatatatcaatgaatcaaattacttaaaaacaaaaatatgtttccgTCGGTTCGTTTGTTCAAATAGCacttatttgtttaatttgcgCGGTTCTGCGATTTGtcactacactcaaaccccgatggtttgacaccaactgttgtcaaacgaacggggtcacgttttagtttgacacaccttttacacggagttcacacacactaccaaacatttgttttaatagtgtgcgtgagcgccgtgtaaaaagttacggttcgtcactttttagtttgactttgaccaaccaacggggtaaacactaaaaaagtgtcaaacgaaaaagtgaccaaccaccggggattGAGtgtaaatgtttttgtttatcttaTTATTACGTTACACTTACACAACACTTTTCCCGTACTTACTCGATGTACAACCCACGCGTTGCTCCTCCCTACTGcttcttcttctgcttctttCCCCCGGCCTCCCCCTTCGTCCCGCCGGCCTTGGAGCTGATCTTCCGCCGCCGTTCGTGCGAAATCTCGTGCGCCGTCAGGTGGTCCGCCCGGATGAAGCCCCGGTGGCAGATTCCGCACGTGAACGGGACCTTCTCCGAGTGCCGGAACATGTGCCGCCGCAGGTCGTTCTTGTGGCAGAACTGCTTCGGACAGACCGGGCACTTGTGCGGCTTGTCCACCTGGTTGTGCTTGACGATGTGCTTGGCCAGCTCCTCGGAGGTGAGGAACTTTTTGCCACATTTTTCGCACGGGATCATCCGCGGCGAGTGGATCCACTTTTTGTGCTGCGTCAGGCCACACTGGCGGGCGAAGAAGTTCCCGCACTGATCGCACTCGAAGTTGCTGTGCTCGATCACGCTGGGTCGGGCCGATCGTCGATCCTGCGGGTCCAGGGCGATGGTTGGGTCCGAGTTTGGGGTCGTTGGGAGTAGGTCTTCACTCGCTTCCGATGAGTTGGGCGAGTCCAGGTCTACGCGGGCCACTATTCGATGGGTGGAGGGCGCCGGTACTGACGGTTGATTCTCCGCTGGAGCTCCGTACCGGGATCGGTAGATGAGCCGATCAATTTCGTCATGGCTCATGTCCACGGTCGTGGTGGCCTGTGGCTGGTGTGCAACCGGAGTTGGCACGTGGAACTGTATCGGTTCGGCCTCGGCCTGGTGATTGATTTGCTGCATGTCCATCGGCGGGCAAATCATAATGTTTTCGTGGATTATCGGTTTGCTTTCGTCAACGGACTGCACGATGTATTCCAACTGTTGACCGTAAAGCGGTTGTGTTTCTTGTTGCTCTTCCTGTTTAATCGACTGTTCCATCGAAGCCGCGTCCGCTTCCACCGAGGGAACCATATTCCCATAAGGAGACATGCTGGCCACGTACTCCTGCGGAACCGTCTGTgcctgctgatgctgctgcagACCATGGTACGGCATTCCAAAGTACTCCGAACCCGCACTGCCCGGAGAAGAGTATCCCCCGTCCGGGGACATGTGCTGATTCTGGACGGCCAACATCGGTGACAAGTACGGGCTCGACTCTGGCAGCAGCACATTGTGTCCGTTCAAAAACGGCGTATGCTGGATCAAACTCGGCAGGAATCCCCCGTGCGGAACC
Coding sequences:
- the LOC120413943 gene encoding zinc finger and BTB domain-containing protein 49-like; this translates as MGTPEDSSPLWGTGQFSYPDFSRPSALSAWPETASPAPSFDPYGARDTVDYAELKPESFLHYHQQHQMSAPPVPHGGFLPSLIQHTPFLNGHNVLLPESSPYLSPMLAVQNQHMSPDGGYSSPGSAGSEYFGMPYHGLQQHQQAQTVPQEYVASMSPYGNMVPSVEADAASMEQSIKQEEQQETQPLYGQQLEYIVQSVDESKPIIHENIMICPPMDMQQINHQAEAEPIQFHVPTPVAHQPQATTTVDMSHDEIDRLIYRSRYGAPAENQPSVPAPSTHRIVARVDLDSPNSSEASEDLLPTTPNSDPTIALDPQDRRSARPSVIEHSNFECDQCGNFFARQCGLTQHKKWIHSPRMIPCEKCGKKFLTSEELAKHIVKHNQVDKPHKCPVCPKQFCHKNDLRRHMFRHSEKVPFTCGICHRGFIRADHLTAHEISHERRRKISSKAGGTKGEAGGKKQKKKQ